The Flavobacteriales bacterium genome segment GATAAAGCAAGAGTCGTATTCTTTCATTTCATCAGGACGAATGTTTTTTTCTGTAACCTGATAACCAGTTTCACGGCACCAAGCCATCACAAATTGTCTTGTGATACCGTTTAGAATAAAATCAGTTTGTGGTGTAAACACTTGGTTGTCTTTAACGAAAAAGATATTAGCACTGGACAGTTCACCAATGTTTCCATTGACATCCAACAATAAGGCATCATCAAATCCATTTTCTAAAGCTTCATGTTTTGCCAAGGTGTTAACAGCATATAAAGCCGAACATTTCGCTCTAATTGGAAAACTCTCAGCCAATGGTTTTATCCAATCTGATATTTGCACTTTAATGCCAAAACTCTCGGTCTTGTTCATGTAAAGATTTTCTGGAACTTCCCAAGAAGCAATTGCAAAATGCACTGAACTATTTGGGGCTGCAGTTGCCATTTTCTCACTTCCTCTCCAAAATAAAGGGCGTAAGTAACCATTCTTTAATTGATTTTTTTCGACAAGTTGATTGCTGTACTTTATAAAATCCGATTCTGAAATTAGGATTTCCATTCCCATTATTTCTGCTGATTTGTAAAGTCTAGAAATATGTTCTTCCAGTATAAATATGCGCCCATTATAAACTCTAATCCCTTCGTAAACAACACTAGCATAATGCATTCCGTGATTTAGTAAATGAATTTTAGCATCACGTGATGGAATAAAATCTCCTCCCATAAATAGTACACCATCCATATCATCGAAAGAAACTAAAGAAGGGTCGACAAATTTCCAGGTGCATTTTTCATTTATCCAATTGGACAAAATTTCAAACCTCTGCTCTACTTCTGCCTCATTCTCTCCAATAACATTGGCGGCAACCAATCCTCTTCCAGATTTACTCCCTCCGAAATAACGTTTGCCTTCAACTGCACTTGATTGATAATCAATAACCCAATCAAAAGGTGGATTGTCTAGCTTTGCCTCTTTTAGATGTCCATTTTGGGGATACACAATCATACTTCCGCTATAGGTAGAATAGGGTTTAGCAAACTGTTCTTCCAGTTCTTGATTTCTATTCACTCCGGCAATTGCCAAAAACAACTCTTTCTCATAATTAACACCACAAGCCTTAGAAATTGCTT includes the following:
- the ilvE gene encoding branched-chain-amino-acid transaminase is translated as LAEDFVDCIIYHVDVLNLNNETVGIVPSTYPNDPLAHSRSELGCTRVSDKESATSIELVKYAKNVVEAFPKTDHAIFHVELFIEKNGGIKLCEIACRPIGGIVSKAISKACGVNYEKELFLAIAGVNRNQELEEQFAKPYSTYSGSMIVYPQNGHLKEAKLDNPPFDWVIDYQSSAVEGKRYFGGSKSGRGLVAANVIGENEAEVEQRFEILSNWINEKCTWKFVDPSLVSFDDMDGVLFMGGDFIPSRDAKIHLLNHGMHYASVVYEGIRVYNGRIFILEEHISRLYKSAEIMGMEILISESDFIKYSNQLVEKNQLKNGYLRPLFWRGSEKMATAAPNSSVHFAIASWEVPENLYMNKTESFGIKVQISDWIKPLAESFPIRAKCSALYAVNTLAKHEALENGFDDALLLDVNGNIGELSSANIFFVKDNQVFTPQTDFILNGITRQFVMAWCRETGYQVTEKNIRPDEMKEYDSCFITGTAVEIKPISRIDNIDFTENTLVQNIQEAYKELAMNQNAALNEVV